In the Candidatus Eremiobacterota bacterium genome, one interval contains:
- the mreD gene encoding rod shape-determining protein MreD, with product MSSFYRSKYRSIEISVGPAYWPVLGWTALLAFAQTVVVPLFAFRGAVPSLVTIAVVLYASRAGARRGALLGLPAGLLEDVFAGTGGGWTLATTVVGLLAGGFSRRMFADGAFVPAVLCGLAVLVRDLIFWATMRLEGFPPGFAVAHLHASLWRALLTALIAFVWLVVRGRLVSDKTTIQRYGYD from the coding sequence GTGTCCTCGTTCTACCGCAGTAAGTACCGCAGCATCGAGATCTCGGTCGGACCGGCGTACTGGCCGGTGCTCGGCTGGACCGCGCTGCTCGCGTTCGCGCAGACCGTCGTCGTCCCGCTGTTCGCGTTTCGCGGCGCGGTGCCGTCGCTGGTGACGATCGCGGTCGTGCTGTACGCCTCGCGCGCCGGCGCGCGCCGCGGCGCGCTGCTCGGGCTTCCGGCGGGATTGCTGGAAGACGTCTTCGCGGGCACCGGCGGCGGCTGGACGCTCGCGACGACCGTCGTCGGACTGCTCGCCGGAGGTTTCTCGCGCCGCATGTTCGCCGACGGCGCATTCGTCCCAGCGGTGCTGTGCGGGCTCGCGGTGCTGGTCCGCGACCTGATCTTCTGGGCGACGATGCGGCTCGAAGGGTTTCCGCCCGGCTTTGCGGTCGCGCACCTGCATGCCTCGCTGTGGCGCGCGCTGCTCACCGCGCTGATCGCGTTCGTCTGGCTCGTCGTGCGGGGGCGGCTGGTCAGCGACAAGACGACGATCCAGCGCTACGGGTACGACTGA
- the mrdA gene encoding penicillin-binding protein 2 — translation MAAIERIPTDRPLPRVLGFVVVLAFALVAIVVRLADVQLVQGESFAAAARANQIQVIPVAAPRGLIVDRHGVVLVRSRPSFVCALIPSEVKDVDKLLAGLSDVLGIPVAKLQHRLLHHHDKNYENFDQVVTYEPYGPVILATDLTPVQTARLAEAQSDLPGVDMEEQPVRNYPYGKLGAHLFGYVGVIDEDEYQARKRMGYSPNDVTGKDGLENAYDRELHGRAGGEEVEVNASGALVRRLKPLDPVPGDTLVTTIDWRLQKIVEKNLAAELAKWGKGVGRRLSGAVVVIDPSNGGVLALASMPEFNPNEFATPIDEKEYNRLLSDKLNPLYDRAIGAASPTGSTFKMVTGTGAISSGVIKPHQVLYDSGAWYCYGTLFRDIAAGGIGTVGFERALAASSDGYFYQLGWRLQNERLRYYATQYGIGSKLGIDLPGEYPGNWPTEEWVQATFGKGYHLEKSDACQLAIGQGSMQATPLQIASVAATVANGGTLYKPHIVAQIRSPRGKVLWRVGREVIRKVPVTQESIKEVQVGMSQVTKPWGTAYGLEIPGLPFSGKTGTAETEGGNGPNTTWFVAWAPSDHPKIAMAVFMEKSGGYGASVAAPIAQHVIAEYFHRKIPPI, via the coding sequence ATGGCCGCGATCGAGCGCATCCCCACCGACCGTCCGCTGCCGCGCGTGCTCGGCTTCGTGGTCGTCCTCGCGTTCGCGCTGGTCGCGATCGTCGTCCGGTTGGCGGACGTGCAGCTCGTGCAGGGCGAGTCGTTCGCCGCCGCCGCGCGCGCGAACCAGATTCAAGTCATCCCGGTCGCCGCGCCGCGCGGCTTGATCGTCGACCGCCACGGCGTCGTGCTGGTGCGCTCGCGCCCTTCGTTCGTGTGCGCGCTCATCCCGTCCGAAGTCAAAGACGTCGACAAGCTGCTGGCCGGGCTCTCCGACGTGCTCGGCATCCCGGTCGCGAAGCTGCAGCACCGCTTGCTGCACCACCACGACAAGAACTACGAGAACTTCGACCAAGTCGTCACGTACGAACCGTACGGCCCGGTGATCCTCGCGACCGACTTGACGCCGGTGCAGACCGCGCGGCTCGCCGAAGCGCAGAGCGATCTCCCCGGCGTCGACATGGAAGAGCAGCCGGTGCGCAACTACCCGTACGGCAAGCTGGGCGCGCACCTGTTCGGCTACGTCGGCGTGATCGACGAGGACGAGTACCAGGCGCGCAAGCGCATGGGCTACTCGCCGAACGACGTGACCGGCAAGGACGGCCTCGAGAACGCGTACGACCGCGAGTTGCACGGGCGCGCCGGCGGCGAGGAGGTCGAGGTGAATGCCTCGGGCGCGCTGGTGCGCCGGCTCAAGCCGCTCGACCCGGTTCCCGGCGACACGCTGGTCACGACGATCGACTGGCGCTTGCAGAAGATCGTCGAGAAGAACCTCGCCGCCGAGCTTGCGAAGTGGGGGAAAGGCGTCGGACGGCGCCTTTCGGGCGCGGTCGTCGTGATCGATCCCTCGAACGGCGGCGTGCTCGCGCTCGCCTCGATGCCGGAGTTCAACCCCAACGAGTTCGCGACGCCGATCGACGAGAAGGAGTACAACCGCCTCCTCAGCGACAAGTTGAACCCGCTCTACGATCGCGCGATCGGCGCGGCGTCGCCGACCGGCTCGACCTTCAAGATGGTCACCGGAACCGGCGCGATCAGCAGCGGCGTGATCAAGCCGCACCAAGTGCTCTACGACTCCGGCGCGTGGTACTGCTACGGCACGCTGTTCCGCGACATCGCGGCGGGCGGGATCGGCACGGTCGGGTTCGAGCGCGCGCTCGCCGCATCGTCCGACGGCTACTTCTACCAGCTCGGCTGGCGGCTGCAGAACGAACGGCTGCGCTATTACGCCACGCAGTACGGAATCGGCTCCAAGCTCGGAATCGATCTGCCCGGCGAGTATCCGGGAAACTGGCCGACCGAGGAGTGGGTGCAAGCGACGTTCGGCAAAGGCTATCATCTCGAAAAGAGCGACGCCTGCCAGCTCGCGATCGGGCAAGGCTCGATGCAGGCGACGCCGCTTCAGATCGCGAGCGTCGCGGCGACCGTGGCCAACGGCGGGACGCTCTACAAGCCGCACATCGTCGCGCAGATCCGCTCGCCGCGCGGCAAGGTTCTCTGGCGCGTCGGCCGCGAGGTGATTCGCAAAGTCCCGGTCACGCAAGAGTCGATCAAAGAAGTACAAGTCGGGATGTCGCAGGTCACCAAGCCGTGGGGCACCGCGTACGGGCTCGAAATTCCGGGCTTGCCGTTCTCGGGCAAAACGGGAACGGCCGAGACGGAGGGCGGAAACGGACCGAACACGACGTGGTTCGTCGCGTGGGCACCCTCGGATCACCCGAAGATCGCGATGGCCGTGTTCATGGAGAAATCAGGCGGCTACGGCGCGAGCGTCGCCGCGCCGATCGCGCAGCACGTCATCGCGGAGTACTTCCACCGGAAGATTCCGCCGATCTGA
- a CDS encoding HEAT repeat domain-containing protein, producing MLAVQLPHVGELIVPGILFFVIGIGLIAIAQFWPESGKPVVTHVTPVERIPLGAREAGEQTGAVVHVTRSISWPTLLDRDAGELDEAERRVVLDGLGIVGDGWSSEILAKAFDEEEGELRVAAIESLGRSEGEIVAPTLERAYASYVVAERYAAIDGASRRGDIALLERALRDTDETVALAAAYGLHRAKRDDLIESGLAGRDDVRANQIRHVLTILA from the coding sequence ATGCTCGCCGTCCAGCTTCCGCACGTCGGCGAGCTTATCGTCCCCGGCATCTTGTTCTTCGTGATCGGGATCGGGTTGATCGCGATCGCGCAGTTCTGGCCGGAGTCGGGCAAGCCGGTCGTCACGCACGTCACGCCGGTCGAGCGCATCCCGCTCGGCGCGCGCGAGGCCGGCGAACAGACCGGCGCGGTCGTGCACGTCACGCGCAGCATCTCGTGGCCGACGCTGCTCGACCGCGACGCCGGCGAGCTCGACGAAGCCGAGCGCCGCGTCGTGCTCGACGGGCTCGGGATCGTCGGCGACGGCTGGTCCTCGGAGATTCTCGCCAAAGCGTTCGACGAAGAAGAAGGCGAGCTGCGCGTCGCGGCGATCGAGTCGCTCGGCCGCTCCGAAGGCGAGATCGTCGCGCCGACGCTGGAGCGCGCGTACGCCTCGTACGTCGTCGCGGAACGCTACGCTGCGATCGACGGCGCGTCACGCCGCGGCGACATCGCGCTCCTCGAGCGCGCGCTGCGCGACACCGACGAGACCGTCGCGCTCGCCGCGGCCTACGGCCTCCACCGCGCCAAGCGCGACGACTTGATCGAAAGCGGCCTCGCCGGCCGCGACGACGTGCGCGCGAACCAAATCCGCCACGTTCTCACGATCCTGGCGTAA